In a single window of the Maniola jurtina chromosome 4, ilManJurt1.1, whole genome shotgun sequence genome:
- the LOC123864681 gene encoding protein mago nashi, translating into MSFYIRYYVGHKGKFGHEFLEFEFRPDGKLRYANNSNYKNDTMIRKEAYVHPCVMDELKRIIVDSEIMHEDDRLWPQPDRVGRQELEIVIGEEHISFTTSKTGSLVDVNQSRDPEGLRCFYYLVQDLKCLVFSLIGLHFKIKPI; encoded by the exons ATGTCTTTTTATATACGGTATTATGTGGGCCACAAAGGGAAATTTGGTCATGAATTTCTGGAATTCGAGTTCCGGCCTGATGGTAAACTACGTTACGCTAATAATTCCAACTAtaaaaacgatacgatgattcgcaaagaagcctatgtgcacCCGTGTGTTATGGACGAGCTGAAGAGAATAATCGTAGATTCTGAAATTATGCACGAAGACGACCGTTTATGGCCACAACCAGATCGTGTTGGCAGACAA GAACTTGAAATAGTAATTGGTGAGGAGCACATTTCATTTACTACATCCAAGACTGGCTCGTTGGTTGATGTCAACCAATCTCGTGACCCGGAGGGACTACGCTGCTTTTACTATTTGGTGCAAGACCTGAAATGCCTTGTATTTTCTCTCATCGGTCTTCATTTTAAGATTAAGCCAATATAG